A window of Candidatus Izemoplasma sp. contains these coding sequences:
- the yqeH gene encoding ribosome biogenesis GTPase YqeH, with the protein MDYKCIGCGSTLQSDDQNQPGFVPGHKLDALADNPDEEIVCKRCFKLMHYNEVMPTSINEDTFFQMLNRIPKHNALIVHLVDMFDIEGTLIPQINRLTNHNELVIVGNKIDLLPKSVRHNKLIHNLKQICGENELKPSQVMVMSALKNYELDHVLADILDLAGQRDIYIVGMTNVGKSTFINHILKSAQTIDKDLITVSHHPGTTLDFIHIPIGDNEIIDTPGLMNNHSVLTTLSAKSRAMVNPNKEIKPKTYQLYSDQTLFLGGLARLEFSGEEDINVTVFVSNRLNIHRRKTADNDAFYDTHKYTLLTPPFKEEEDTLRKTYHLTMGHYKSDIVIPGLGFVTVRARAKVKVSTFKHVTPYVRKALI; encoded by the coding sequence ATGGACTATAAATGTATTGGTTGTGGCAGTACGCTTCAAAGCGATGATCAAAACCAACCAGGATTTGTTCCTGGTCATAAGTTAGATGCGCTTGCGGACAACCCTGATGAGGAAATTGTCTGTAAACGGTGTTTTAAATTGATGCATTATAATGAGGTAATGCCAACTTCGATTAATGAAGATACTTTCTTTCAAATGCTGAATCGCATCCCTAAACACAATGCACTGATTGTACATCTCGTTGATATGTTTGACATTGAAGGCACATTGATTCCACAAATTAACCGATTGACCAACCATAATGAGTTGGTGATTGTAGGAAATAAAATTGACTTGTTACCGAAAAGCGTTAGACATAATAAACTGATTCATAATTTGAAACAGATATGTGGAGAGAATGAATTAAAACCCTCACAAGTAATGGTAATGAGTGCCTTAAAGAATTATGAACTAGATCATGTACTTGCAGATATCCTTGACTTAGCTGGTCAACGTGACATCTATATTGTCGGTATGACAAATGTTGGCAAATCTACCTTTATTAATCATATCTTGAAAAGTGCTCAAACCATTGATAAAGATTTAATCACAGTGAGTCATCATCCTGGCACAACGTTAGATTTTATTCACATCCCGATTGGTGATAATGAAATCATCGATACCCCAGGCTTAATGAATAATCATAGTGTGTTAACCACACTGTCGGCTAAATCACGCGCAATGGTGAATCCTAATAAAGAAATAAAGCCTAAAACATATCAATTGTACAGTGATCAAACACTCTTTTTAGGGGGGCTAGCACGACTTGAGTTTTCAGGTGAAGAAGATATCAATGTTACTGTCTTTGTATCAAATCGACTAAACATACATAGACGTAAAACAGCAGATAATGACGCCTTCTATGATACACATAAATACACATTACTCACGCCACCTTTTAAAGAGGAAGAAGATACGTTACGAAAAACTTATCATCTTACGATGGGACATTACAAAAGTGATATTGTAATCCCAGGCCTTGGGTTTGTGACTGTACGCGCTAGAGCAAAGGTTAAAGTATCAACATTTAAACATGTTACGCCATATGTTAGAAAGGCGCTAATTTAA
- a CDS encoding DUF1292 domain-containing protein, translated as MEEKTIVITDDNGNDVEFEIILTFQDPKTKKNYVVYKDPESLEEVMAAEYVEEDDGQGTLLDIQTDEEFEMIQEVLNTFTEED; from the coding sequence ATGGAAGAAAAAACAATTGTTATTACAGATGACAACGGCAATGATGTAGAATTTGAAATTATTTTAACATTTCAAGATCCAAAAACCAAAAAGAACTATGTTGTCTACAAAGACCCAGAGAGCCTAGAAGAAGTTATGGCCGCTGAATATGTCGAAGAAGATGATGGTCAAGGGACATTATTAGACATTCAAACTGATGAAGAGTTTGAGATGATCCAAGAAGTATTAAATACGTTTACTGAAGAAGACTAA
- a CDS encoding O-methyltransferase — MTAYLDTLMPENDPLLITLREYAKEHNVPIITREGERFLNQLIALSNAKHILEIGTAIGYSAISMTKKHPVTITTIERDPSMIEAAKQNFNKADVTDRITLIEADALNYEPKPKIMFDLIFIDAAKAQYIKFFEKYTPFLKVGGIVVTDNLLFHGLIDQDVDSRNLRQLLRKLDNFNQYIVSKADYDTEIYSIGDGMSVSIKRK, encoded by the coding sequence ATGACTGCTTATTTAGATACATTAATGCCAGAAAACGATCCGCTACTCATCACCTTAAGAGAGTATGCAAAGGAACATAATGTGCCCATCATTACACGGGAAGGGGAACGGTTCTTAAATCAGCTTATTGCTTTAAGTAATGCAAAGCATATTTTAGAGATTGGAACTGCTATTGGCTATAGCGCCATAAGTATGACTAAAAAACACCCTGTTACAATAACAACTATAGAACGTGACCCAAGTATGATTGAAGCGGCAAAACAAAACTTTAACAAGGCTGATGTAACAGATCGTATTACCTTAATAGAAGCAGACGCGTTAAATTATGAGCCCAAACCTAAGATAATGTTTGATCTCATCTTTATTGATGCGGCTAAAGCGCAATACATTAAATTTTTTGAAAAGTATACGCCTTTTTTAAAAGTAGGCGGTATTGTTGTGACAGATAACCTACTATTTCATGGCTTAATCGACCAAGATGTTGATAGTCGAAATTTACGACAGTTATTACGTAAATTAGATAACTTTAATCAATATATTGTATCAAAAGCAGATTATGATACAGAAATTTATAGCATTGGTGATGGCATGAGTGTCAGCATCAAAAGGAAGTGA
- a CDS encoding U32 family peptidase, whose product MKKPELLAPAGDLEKLKVAFHYGADAVYIGGKKFSLRARASNFDIPEIKKACDIAHRLNKKVYVTTNIIPHNEDLDGLMPYLQSLEAVGVDAIICASPIIIDTAKAHTNLEIHISTQLSVTNEFGARFWKNQGAERVVLARELSLDEIRELSEKAPINIEVFIHGGMCVSYSGRCTLSNNMTDRDANRGGCAHSCRWNYDLYYKDEKINKDIPFSMSSKDLQTVKDISSLIDMGVDSLKIEGRMKSIHYIATVVNTYRHLIDDICDDYDIDLPKYLLQIKKAENRLTSHGFMHGITTINQQLYNMRSENPTQEFIGIVRDYDPETKIALVEQRNYFKNGDVVEVFSPSFTPIKFKVDHMMDYDTDEYIDVARHPKQLLKFKIPFHVNEFDILRKITE is encoded by the coding sequence ATGAAAAAACCTGAATTATTAGCTCCTGCGGGAGATTTAGAGAAATTAAAAGTTGCTTTTCATTATGGCGCTGATGCGGTATATATTGGGGGTAAAAAGTTTAGTTTACGCGCACGTGCATCGAACTTTGATATTCCAGAAATTAAAAAAGCATGCGATATCGCTCATAGATTAAACAAGAAAGTCTACGTGACGACTAATATTATTCCACATAATGAAGACTTAGATGGATTAATGCCATATCTACAATCACTTGAAGCCGTTGGTGTTGATGCGATTATTTGTGCTTCACCTATAATTATCGATACAGCAAAAGCGCATACCAACTTAGAAATTCACATATCCACACAATTATCAGTGACCAATGAATTCGGCGCGAGATTCTGGAAGAACCAAGGCGCTGAACGCGTTGTTCTTGCTAGAGAATTATCACTCGATGAAATTCGTGAGTTATCTGAAAAAGCCCCTATCAACATTGAAGTCTTTATTCATGGTGGCATGTGTGTATCTTACTCTGGTAGATGTACCTTGAGTAATAATATGACAGATCGTGATGCAAATCGTGGTGGATGTGCACATAGTTGTCGATGGAATTATGACTTATATTATAAAGATGAAAAAATCAATAAAGACATCCCTTTTTCGATGAGTTCAAAAGATTTACAGACTGTAAAAGATATTTCTTCATTAATTGATATGGGTGTCGATTCATTAAAAATAGAAGGCCGAATGAAATCAATTCATTATATCGCAACGGTTGTGAATACATACCGTCACTTAATTGATGATATTTGTGATGATTATGATATCGATTTACCCAAATATTTACTCCAAATTAAAAAAGCTGAAAATCGTCTAACATCTCATGGCTTTATGCATGGGATTACTACAATAAACCAACAACTTTATAATATGCGTAGTGAAAATCCCACGCAAGAGTTTATTGGTATTGTTAGAGACTATGACCCAGAGACCAAAATTGCGCTTGTTGAACAGCGAAACTATTTTAAAAATGGTGATGTTGTTGAAGTGTTCTCACCATCATTTACACCAATCAAGTTTAAAGTTGATCACATGATGGATTATGATACTGATGAATACATTGATGTCGCAAGACATCCGAAACAATTGCTTAAGTTCAAAATCCCATTTCATGTCAATGAGTTTGACATCTTACGAAAAATAACAGAATAA
- a CDS encoding YqeG family HAD IIIA-type phosphatase, translating into MIHLLLKTTQFIPDAFEPSIFDIDFQKWYDQGKRLIVSDLDNTLISYEDEGPTQSVLGLFEDLEDMGFEVIIMSNNVPKRMEVFIKGLEIKGVANARKPLIRHIKKELVNHKLDEVLLVGDQLMTDVWAAKRLGASVVLVNPIKRKTEKWYTRFNRKIEVKMLQKIKRKYPKTYQELKLDERR; encoded by the coding sequence ATGATTCATTTACTATTAAAAACAACACAATTTATTCCGGATGCTTTTGAACCATCTATATTTGATATTGATTTTCAAAAGTGGTATGACCAAGGAAAACGTCTGATTGTATCAGACTTGGATAATACGTTAATTTCATATGAAGATGAAGGACCAACCCAATCAGTACTTGGGTTATTTGAGGATTTAGAAGATATGGGATTTGAGGTAATTATTATGTCAAATAATGTGCCAAAACGGATGGAAGTTTTCATTAAAGGATTAGAAATTAAAGGTGTTGCTAATGCTAGAAAGCCACTGATACGTCATATCAAAAAAGAACTTGTGAATCACAAGTTAGATGAAGTATTACTTGTAGGCGATCAATTAATGACGGATGTCTGGGCGGCTAAACGTTTAGGCGCAAGCGTTGTCTTGGTTAATCCAATCAAGCGTAAAACCGAAAAATGGTATACCCGCTTTAATCGAAAGATAGAGGTAAAAATGTTGCAAAAGATCAAACGAAAATATCCAAAGACCTATCAAGAACTCAAACTAGATGAGAGGCGATAA
- the udk gene encoding uridine kinase yields the protein MKRPVIIAVAGGSASGKTTVVERIMESFKDENVTVIKHDDYYKDQSDLPLEERYKTNYDHPFSLDNDLMYKQILKLLKGEEIVKPTYDFERHTRSEKTEIMQPTKILILEGILILEDKRIRDLSDIKLFVEADDDLRFIRRLKRDIEERGRTMESVIAQYLKTVKPMHFAFVKPTKRYANVIIPNDRTHDVAVDLIITKIKSIISDKPDV from the coding sequence ATGAAACGTCCTGTAATTATTGCAGTTGCTGGAGGTAGTGCTTCAGGCAAAACAACTGTTGTTGAAAGAATCATGGAATCATTTAAAGATGAAAATGTAACGGTCATTAAACATGATGATTATTATAAAGATCAATCAGATTTGCCATTAGAAGAACGCTATAAAACGAATTATGACCATCCGTTTTCTTTAGACAACGATTTGATGTATAAGCAAATTCTTAAGTTGTTAAAAGGTGAAGAGATTGTTAAACCAACCTATGACTTTGAACGCCATACACGTTCAGAAAAAACAGAGATTATGCAACCGACGAAGATCTTGATATTAGAAGGAATTTTAATTTTAGAAGACAAACGGATACGTGATTTATCCGATATTAAGTTATTTGTTGAAGCGGATGATGATTTACGTTTCATTCGCCGACTTAAACGTGATATTGAAGAACGTGGTCGTACAATGGAAAGTGTTATCGCTCAGTATTTAAAAACAGTTAAACCAATGCACTTTGCATTTGTTAAACCGACAAAACGTTATGCAAATGTTATTATCCCGAATGATAGAACGCATGATGTGGCGGTAGATCTCATTATCACGAAAATAAAATCTATCATTTCAGACAAACCTGATGTATAA
- a CDS encoding U32 family peptidase: MSASKGSDLMQFIVPLQNKENIQALRDAGAKGIIIQNDDITPRPVKSYTKEDMEEIVSLCKQFAMDVYLHLNIMMHQTHVKTVKDYLSFAKTHQIDGIIFGDIGVYQLAKELGIHDKLIFQPGTLTTNAYDANFWHKNNIKGMFVAREITTDEVLEIAKNSPINTAMIGHGYLNMFHSKRPLITNFLTYQKERRPELFNNYEMTLIEEKRQDKFPIFENTHGTHVFRAKPMHSFHVILALKETIDLFMIDSIFQSDNYTINVLKDYQTIIKAPSKQDAVIKKYQATHDTGFLDKSTVYDTF; encoded by the coding sequence GTGTCAGCATCAAAAGGAAGTGATTTAATGCAGTTTATTGTCCCTCTTCAAAACAAAGAGAATATTCAAGCCTTACGTGATGCTGGGGCAAAGGGAATCATTATTCAAAATGATGACATCACCCCACGCCCTGTAAAGTCTTATACTAAAGAGGATATGGAAGAAATTGTCTCATTATGTAAACAGTTTGCGATGGATGTTTACTTACATCTTAATATTATGATGCATCAAACACATGTTAAGACAGTAAAAGACTATTTATCATTTGCCAAAACACATCAGATAGATGGTATTATATTTGGTGATATTGGGGTATATCAACTGGCTAAAGAGTTAGGTATTCATGATAAACTCATCTTCCAACCAGGGACCTTAACAACGAATGCTTATGATGCCAATTTTTGGCATAAAAATAATATAAAAGGTATGTTTGTTGCACGGGAAATCACGACAGATGAAGTGCTCGAAATCGCTAAAAATAGTCCGATTAATACAGCGATGATTGGTCATGGATATCTCAATATGTTTCATTCTAAACGGCCATTAATTACGAACTTTTTGACTTATCAAAAAGAGCGTCGACCGGAACTGTTTAATAACTATGAGATGACCTTGATCGAAGAAAAACGCCAAGATAAATTTCCTATTTTTGAAAATACCCATGGAACCCATGTCTTTAGGGCAAAACCAATGCATAGTTTTCATGTCATTTTAGCCTTAAAAGAGACGATTGATCTTTTCATGATTGATTCTATTTTCCAATCAGACAACTATACCATTAATGTATTAAAAGATTATCAAACAATCATAAAGGCGCCATCTAAACAAGATGCTGTGATTAAAAAATATCAAGCGACACATGACACAGGCTTTTTAGATAAAAGCACTGTATACGATACATTCTAA
- a CDS encoding YgiQ family radical SAM protein: MFLPVTRQDMIDQEIDQLDFILISGDAYIDHPSFGIAIISRVLEAHGYSVGIIAQPDMSSEKDFKRLGEPRLGFLISGGNIDSMVNHYYVSKKRRKKDQYSPGGKMGLRPDYATIKYGIKVRKLFPHANIIIGGIEASLRRFAHYDYWSNSVKKSILIDSKADLLIYGMSELSVVEVADALDSGLDIRDIIFIKGTVFKAKEAAYIPHNAVTLPSYDDILDSKDMYAKSFMMKYNALDPKTAKPLVEHYRYHTIVQNPPNRPLTQLEMDNIYSFDYMRQVHPMYDRLGEVPAIREVKFSIISNRGCYGGCSFCALTYHQGRIIQSRSKESIVNEAKTITEMPDFKGYIHDVGGPTANFYDRACQRQKNDSVCTHRQCLSDEPCSELDISHQNYLDILRSLRKLNNIKKVFVRSGIRYDMVMYDDNDAFFKELVKHHVSGQLKVAPEHISDRVLDKMNKPKRALYDRFVKRFYEYNDAFNKKQFLVPYLMSSHPGSTLDDVIELACYVRDLGYYPEQVQDFYPTPGTLSTCMYYTGLDPRTMEKIYVPKTKEDKAMQRALIQYKNPKNYQLVKKALMKAGRTDLIGYDKHCLIRPH, encoded by the coding sequence ATGTTTCTACCTGTAACACGACAAGATATGATTGATCAAGAGATTGACCAATTAGATTTTATATTGATTAGTGGTGATGCGTATATTGATCATCCATCTTTTGGTATCGCTATTATTTCACGGGTCTTAGAAGCACATGGATATTCTGTTGGTATTATTGCTCAACCCGACATGTCAAGTGAGAAAGACTTTAAGCGTCTCGGTGAACCCCGATTAGGATTTTTAATCAGTGGGGGGAATATTGACTCTATGGTTAATCATTACTATGTGTCAAAAAAACGCCGTAAAAAAGATCAATATTCACCTGGAGGAAAAATGGGATTGCGACCAGACTATGCGACGATTAAATACGGTATTAAAGTCCGTAAGCTCTTTCCTCACGCAAATATAATTATTGGTGGGATTGAAGCTTCATTACGTCGGTTTGCACATTATGATTACTGGTCGAATAGTGTTAAAAAAAGTATATTGATTGATAGTAAAGCTGACTTGTTAATTTATGGTATGAGTGAATTGTCTGTTGTAGAAGTCGCAGATGCCTTAGATAGTGGATTAGATATACGAGATATTATCTTTATTAAAGGCACAGTCTTTAAGGCGAAAGAAGCGGCATATATTCCTCATAATGCCGTCACATTACCGAGTTATGATGATATTTTAGATAGTAAAGACATGTACGCAAAAAGTTTTATGATGAAGTACAATGCGTTAGATCCTAAAACAGCTAAACCGTTAGTTGAACATTACCGTTATCATACGATTGTACAAAATCCACCTAATCGTCCTTTAACACAACTTGAGATGGATAATATATATTCATTTGATTATATGCGACAAGTCCATCCGATGTATGATAGACTTGGAGAAGTACCTGCGATTAGAGAAGTGAAATTTTCTATTATCAGTAATCGTGGATGTTATGGTGGATGTAGTTTTTGTGCATTAACCTATCATCAGGGTAGAATTATCCAATCACGGAGTAAAGAATCAATTGTGAATGAAGCCAAAACAATTACTGAGATGCCTGATTTTAAAGGATATATTCATGATGTTGGTGGGCCAACAGCGAACTTCTATGACCGTGCTTGTCAACGACAGAAAAACGATTCAGTCTGTACCCATAGACAATGCTTAAGTGATGAACCATGTTCTGAGTTAGATATAAGTCATCAGAATTATTTAGATATTTTACGTTCACTCCGTAAGCTTAACAACATTAAAAAAGTGTTTGTCAGAAGTGGTATTCGCTATGATATGGTGATGTATGATGACAATGATGCGTTCTTTAAAGAGTTAGTTAAACACCATGTCTCTGGCCAATTAAAAGTCGCCCCAGAACATATTAGTGACCGCGTCTTAGATAAAATGAATAAACCCAAGCGAGCATTATATGATCGTTTTGTCAAACGATTCTATGAATACAATGATGCCTTTAATAAAAAACAATTTTTGGTGCCATATTTAATGAGTTCGCATCCAGGGAGTACACTTGATGATGTGATTGAACTGGCATGTTATGTGCGTGACTTAGGATATTATCCAGAACAAGTTCAAGACTTCTATCCAACTCCTGGCACCTTATCTACATGTATGTATTATACTGGATTAGACCCAAGAACGATGGAAAAAATATATGTACCGAAAACAAAAGAAGATAAAGCAATGCAACGGGCATTGATTCAATATAAAAACCCAAAAAATTATCAGCTTGTAAAAAAAGCCTTAATGAAAGCTGGACGAACAGACCTAATCGGCTATGATAAACACTGTTTAATTCGTCCACATTAA
- a CDS encoding M48 family metallopeptidase, whose amino-acid sequence MSSSHVKTVTCDGLDIPFKFIKKNNKYTYFYFNEPGIIKVHMAKRTSMKHMIKHIEDEQIKLKERFIEAQPKSQDPTLYTLFNKTYKRLDGSSEDVSINEEESTISIPSEKALQIFEKRHMERAIDTLIKTYKNNGYINLDNVTYRFSYMKSRYGSCHKQKRKIHINTHLLHYDVLFLEYVFCHEICHLEVANHSKAFYALLERIYPNYKSVRKRLKKIRLR is encoded by the coding sequence ATGTCATCAAGTCATGTTAAAACAGTAACTTGTGATGGATTAGACATTCCATTTAAGTTCATTAAAAAAAATAATAAATATACCTATTTCTATTTTAATGAACCTGGCATCATTAAGGTCCATATGGCTAAAAGAACGTCGATGAAACACATGATAAAGCATATTGAAGATGAACAAATAAAATTAAAAGAACGGTTTATTGAAGCGCAGCCTAAATCTCAAGATCCTACACTGTATACGCTATTCAATAAAACATATAAACGTCTAGATGGCTCAAGTGAAGATGTCTCAATAAATGAAGAGGAGTCAACGATTTCGATACCATCTGAAAAAGCTTTACAAATATTTGAAAAAAGGCACATGGAACGCGCAATTGACACATTAATAAAAACTTATAAAAACAATGGTTATATTAATTTAGATAATGTTACCTACCGGTTTTCTTACATGAAAAGTCGATATGGGAGCTGTCATAAACAAAAACGGAAAATTCATATAAATACCCACTTATTACATTATGATGTTCTGTTTTTAGAATATGTCTTTTGTCATGAGATATGTCACTTAGAAGTGGCCAACCATTCAAAAGCATTCTACGCGTTATTAGAACGGATTTATCCAAACTATAAATCGGTTAGAAAAAGGTTAAAGAAAATACGATTACGGTGA
- the ruvX gene encoding Holliday junction resolvase RuvX, translating into MKVLGLDLGNKTLGVAISDEMKFLARDIETVRFSHQAFNQAIEYVVTLCQKEPIDTIVLGFPKNMDNTEGEQAKITKQFKADLEEATNLPVILVDERLSSKSASQMMKTQKLKRKKRQKSIDQMAATIILQSYLDRNE; encoded by the coding sequence ATGAAAGTATTAGGCCTTGATTTAGGAAATAAGACGTTAGGCGTTGCGATTAGTGATGAGATGAAGTTTCTAGCACGCGATATTGAAACAGTACGGTTTTCCCATCAAGCGTTTAACCAAGCAATTGAATATGTTGTAACGTTATGTCAAAAAGAGCCGATTGATACCATTGTTTTAGGCTTTCCTAAAAACATGGATAATACCGAAGGTGAACAAGCGAAGATCACAAAACAATTTAAAGCAGATTTAGAAGAAGCAACTAATTTACCAGTGATATTAGTTGACGAACGTTTATCATCTAAATCGGCTTCACAGATGATGAAAACACAAAAACTAAAACGTAAAAAGCGGCAAAAATCAATCGACCAAATGGCCGCAACGATTATATTACAAAGTTATTTAGATAGAAACGAATGA
- a CDS encoding 5'-methylthioadenosine/adenosylhomocysteine nucleosidase, which produces MIGIIGAMEEELTELLRHTTNLTKTSLRHKTFYEGTIHNHNVVLALAGIGKVNAAITATLLFEHYDIDHLINIGVAGGQNGVTHKDIIIGTEILYHDVDVTKFDRYVHGQIPGQTPTFIADKDLVKLAEKAGKTEKLPVYLGKIASGDQFVYDKKPLKVINNQYPDILAIEMEAAAIAHVCSHYDKPFLVLRSISDVIEDYNQHVDFESFLSDAVKNVSKVLLDVIKSC; this is translated from the coding sequence ATGATTGGAATTATTGGAGCAATGGAAGAAGAACTGACAGAACTATTGCGACATACAACAAATTTAACAAAAACATCATTGCGCCATAAAACTTTTTATGAAGGCACCATACATAATCACAACGTGGTACTCGCTTTGGCAGGAATTGGTAAAGTTAATGCCGCAATTACAGCGACGTTATTATTTGAACATTATGATATTGACCACTTAATCAATATTGGCGTTGCCGGGGGACAAAATGGTGTGACCCATAAAGACATAATTATCGGTACAGAAATACTATATCACGATGTCGATGTTACAAAATTTGATCGTTACGTACATGGACAAATTCCAGGTCAGACCCCCACTTTTATTGCCGATAAAGACCTTGTAAAATTGGCAGAAAAAGCGGGTAAAACAGAGAAATTACCTGTCTATTTAGGCAAAATTGCATCGGGTGATCAATTTGTATATGATAAAAAACCCCTAAAAGTTATAAATAATCAATATCCAGACATTTTGGCCATTGAAATGGAAGCGGCCGCCATCGCACATGTTTGTAGCCATTATGACAAACCGTTCTTAGTACTTCGTTCGATATCAGATGTCATTGAAGATTATAACCAGCACGTCGATTTTGAATCGTTCTTGAGTGATGCGGTCAAAAACGTTTCTAAGGTGTTACTTGATGTCATCAAGTCATGTTAA
- the greA gene encoding transcription elongation factor GreA: MEKVKLTEQGLLDLQNELERLKTVDRKANLEALKEARAQGDLSENADYDAARDEQASIEARIKEIESILKNYELIDSSKADKKIVNIGNSVTIQINDLEPNEYKLVGTIEADPLNNKISNESPIGKAIIGCKKGDEIVVKGETGRDIRVKVIDFS, from the coding sequence ATGGAAAAGGTAAAATTAACGGAACAAGGTTTATTAGATTTACAAAATGAATTAGAACGTTTGAAAACAGTTGACCGCAAGGCTAACTTAGAAGCGTTAAAAGAAGCTCGCGCACAAGGTGACTTATCAGAGAATGCTGATTATGATGCCGCACGGGATGAACAAGCAAGCATTGAAGCGCGGATTAAAGAAATTGAAAGCATTTTAAAAAATTATGAATTAATCGATAGTTCTAAAGCAGATAAAAAAATTGTCAACATTGGGAATAGTGTCACAATTCAAATCAATGATTTAGAACCAAATGAGTACAAGTTAGTTGGTACAATTGAAGCGGATCCACTAAACAATAAGATTTCAAATGAATCACCAATTGGAAAAGCAATCATCGGTTGTAAAAAAGGTGATGAAATTGTTGTTAAAGGAGAAACTGGACGAGACATTCGTGTCAAAGTAATTGATTTTTCATAA